A region of Haloplanus sp. XH21 DNA encodes the following proteins:
- a CDS encoding uS10/mL48 family ribosomal protein — MAFVTKLTFQSGDREALESLVTDIKRMVERKGAECKGPHSSPPERFSVPQYRTLQPGDQFTPWDYTVYSRRLEIHGNDDVARRVGHMEFPESVHVEIEVDRKKPLGQGNT, encoded by the coding sequence ATGGCCTTCGTCACCAAACTCACGTTCCAGAGCGGGGACCGCGAAGCGCTGGAGTCGCTCGTCACCGACATCAAGCGGATGGTCGAGCGCAAGGGCGCCGAATGCAAGGGACCCCACTCCTCGCCGCCCGAGCGGTTCAGCGTCCCGCAGTATCGCACCCTCCAGCCGGGCGATCAGTTCACCCCCTGGGATTACACCGTCTACTCGCGCCGCCTCGAAATCCACGGCAACGACGATGTCGCCCGCCGTGTCGGTCACATGGAGTTCCCCGAGAGCGTCCACGTCGAAATCGAAGTCGACCGCAAGAAACCGCTCGGTCAGGGGAACACGTAG
- a CDS encoding DUF7513 family protein, translated as MTLSKLLAGWSFRTNKPTYDAGDELTAFVTGYEDGEARVRIGDTIITLPDAEPGLVDRRVRLRVTEFDTETAVGQGEVLEIVDPAA; from the coding sequence ATGACCCTCAGCAAACTCCTCGCGGGGTGGTCGTTCCGGACGAACAAACCGACCTACGACGCTGGCGACGAACTCACGGCGTTCGTCACGGGCTACGAGGACGGCGAGGCGCGCGTGCGCATCGGCGATACGATCATCACGCTCCCGGACGCGGAACCGGGACTCGTCGACCGACGCGTGCGACTGCGGGTGACGGAGTTCGATACGGAGACTGCGGTCGGGCAGGGAGAAGTGCTGGAGATCGTCGATCCGGCGGCGTGA
- a CDS encoding Na+/H+ antiporter NhaC family protein: MSDHDPPEAPPDASRIDFYGGRAMSALPLAVFVVWAIVQSGLLGIGDTAGLVVGMLVGLIVGMLFVRGDWKTYADVIFEGMTQRVAATAVVAWLWAGMFAETIQAGGFVDGLVWASSAANVGAALFPALTFLFAGLLATGIGTGYGTAVAFTSLVFPAGILLGADPVLMFGAILSGAVFGDNLAPVSDTTIVSAVTQDADIGGVVASRFKYALVAAVLALASYLVAGSAMAGEPLDVTTEAASSVGPLGLVHLASIAVVIGTAIQGRHIIEAISWGLLVSAALNLVLGLAPASAMLVFRSSAESGLAATLDGLPLIGAVVEVSPDATSAVGGSLYTGAVGFFPLIVLVLLIVGAAQVMRAGGGFAAIEEWLLEHVATTVRRAETTMVLGTAIVNATITINTAAEIAIAPFIRTLGQRFNINGYRRANILDANTSALGYIFPWGGGVLAGYAAMLQLPDQFGWFTEAMLVNPAAVWPYVFHGWFLVAVFLLAAWSGYGLEYVPDRQSEEVARV, translated from the coding sequence ATGAGCGACCACGATCCACCGGAGGCACCACCCGACGCGTCCCGAATCGACTTCTACGGCGGCCGCGCGATGAGCGCTCTCCCACTCGCCGTGTTCGTCGTCTGGGCCATCGTTCAGAGCGGGCTGCTCGGCATCGGCGACACCGCCGGCCTCGTCGTCGGCATGCTCGTCGGGCTCATCGTCGGCATGCTGTTCGTGCGCGGCGACTGGAAGACGTACGCCGATGTCATCTTCGAGGGGATGACCCAGCGGGTGGCCGCGACGGCCGTCGTGGCCTGGCTCTGGGCCGGCATGTTCGCCGAAACCATCCAGGCCGGCGGGTTCGTCGACGGCCTCGTGTGGGCGTCGAGCGCGGCGAACGTCGGCGCGGCGCTGTTTCCGGCGCTCACCTTCCTCTTTGCCGGCCTGCTGGCGACGGGCATCGGCACGGGCTACGGCACCGCCGTCGCCTTCACCAGCCTGGTCTTCCCCGCCGGCATCCTGCTTGGCGCCGACCCCGTGCTCATGTTCGGCGCCATCCTCTCGGGCGCCGTCTTCGGCGACAACCTCGCGCCCGTCTCCGACACGACCATCGTGAGCGCGGTGACACAGGACGCCGACATCGGCGGCGTCGTCGCCTCGCGATTCAAATACGCCCTCGTCGCCGCGGTGCTCGCGCTCGCGAGCTACCTCGTCGCCGGGAGCGCCATGGCGGGCGAGCCGCTCGACGTGACCACTGAAGCCGCCTCCAGTGTCGGCCCGCTCGGTCTCGTTCACCTCGCCTCTATCGCCGTCGTCATTGGCACCGCCATCCAGGGCCGGCACATCATCGAGGCCATCTCGTGGGGGCTGCTCGTCTCCGCGGCTCTGAACCTCGTTCTCGGCCTCGCGCCCGCGTCGGCGATGCTCGTCTTCCGGTCCTCGGCCGAGTCGGGCCTCGCGGCGACACTCGACGGCCTCCCCCTGATCGGTGCCGTCGTCGAAGTGTCGCCCGACGCGACGAGCGCGGTCGGCGGCAGTCTCTATACGGGCGCCGTCGGCTTCTTCCCGCTCATCGTCCTCGTCCTCCTCATCGTCGGCGCGGCGCAGGTGATGCGGGCCGGCGGTGGCTTCGCCGCCATCGAGGAGTGGCTGCTCGAACACGTCGCCACGACCGTTCGGCGGGCGGAGACGACGATGGTCCTCGGCACGGCCATCGTCAACGCCACTATCACCATCAACACCGCGGCCGAAATCGCCATCGCGCCGTTCATCCGTACGCTCGGCCAGCGGTTCAACATCAACGGCTACCGCCGGGCCAACATCCTCGACGCCAACACGTCGGCGCTCGGCTACATCTTCCCGTGGGGCGGTGGCGTGCTGGCCGGATACGCTGCAATGTTACAGCTCCCCGACCAGTTCGGCTGGTTCACCGAGGCGATGCTCGTCAACCCGGCGGCGGTGTGGCCCTACGTCTTCCACGGGTGGTTCCTGGTGGCCGTGTTCCTGCTCGCCGCGTGGAGCGGCTACGGCCTCGAATACGTCCCCGACCGGCAGAGCGAGGAGGTGGCGCGCGTATGA
- a CDS encoding amidohydrolase, translated as MSADGTDELLALRRDLHRHPEPAWREFYTTARLVDELETRPLDELHVGPEVLAADRRGVPPDDELDDWAQRAIDAGAREDMVDRLRGGYTGLVAVLRRGEGPTVGLRVDIDALPITEADDPEHRPADAGFRSENEGYMHACGHDAHATIGVGVIDAIAESDFQGTLKVFFQPSEEAVSGGEPMAKGGHLDDVDYLLALHVGLDHPTGEVVAGVDGFLAVSHFDASFSGDSAHAGGHPERGRNAVQAMATAVQNLYSIPRHDDGATRINAGRVGGGTASNIVPEDAFIEGEVRGETTELMEYMDDHAQRILRSAADMHDCEVAVEYAGRAPSAESDTELASLVAAAAASTPGVDSILDSDDLGGSEDATYLMRHVQERGGLATYVCVGTDHPGGHHTSAFDVDEETISIAVDVLSGTIRTLDDDPAGIA; from the coding sequence ATGAGTGCGGATGGTACCGACGAGTTGCTCGCACTGCGACGTGATCTCCACCGGCACCCCGAGCCTGCGTGGCGGGAGTTCTACACCACCGCCCGCCTCGTGGACGAACTCGAAACGCGGCCGCTCGACGAACTCCACGTGGGCCCCGAAGTGTTGGCCGCGGACCGCCGGGGTGTCCCCCCTGACGACGAACTCGACGACTGGGCGCAGCGGGCTATCGACGCCGGCGCGCGCGAGGACATGGTCGACCGCCTCCGCGGTGGCTACACCGGCCTCGTCGCCGTTCTCCGGCGTGGCGAGGGCCCGACCGTCGGCCTCCGTGTCGACATCGATGCCCTGCCTATCACCGAGGCCGACGACCCGGAGCACCGCCCCGCCGACGCCGGCTTCCGGTCCGAAAACGAGGGGTACATGCACGCCTGCGGCCACGACGCCCACGCGACCATCGGCGTCGGCGTCATCGACGCCATCGCCGAGAGCGACTTCCAGGGCACGCTCAAGGTGTTCTTCCAGCCGAGCGAGGAGGCCGTCTCGGGGGGCGAACCGATGGCCAAGGGCGGCCACCTCGACGATGTCGACTACCTGCTCGCGCTTCACGTTGGCCTCGACCACCCCACCGGCGAGGTGGTGGCCGGCGTCGACGGCTTCCTCGCGGTGAGTCACTTCGACGCGTCGTTCAGCGGCGACTCCGCCCACGCCGGCGGCCATCCAGAACGCGGGCGCAACGCGGTGCAGGCGATGGCCACCGCCGTCCAGAACCTCTACTCCATCCCACGCCACGACGACGGCGCGACGCGGATCAACGCCGGCCGCGTCGGCGGCGGCACCGCCTCGAACATCGTCCCCGAGGACGCCTTCATCGAGGGCGAGGTGCGGGGCGAGACCACCGAACTGATGGAGTACATGGACGACCACGCCCAGCGCATCCTCCGGTCGGCCGCCGACATGCACGACTGCGAGGTAGCGGTCGAATACGCGGGTCGAGCCCCGAGCGCCGAGAGCGATACGGAACTCGCCTCGCTCGTCGCCGCGGCCGCGGCGTCGACGCCCGGCGTCGATTCCATCCTCGACAGCGACGACCTGGGCGGCAGCGAAGACGCCACGTATCTCATGCGACACGTCCAGGAACGCGGCGGTCTCGCCACCTACGTCTGTGTCGGCACCGACCATCCCGGCGGCCACCACACGTCCGCCTTCGATGTCGACGAGGAGACGATCAGTATCGCCGTCGACGTGTTGTCCGGGACGATACGGACTCTCGACGACGACCCGGCCGGTATCGCGTGA
- a CDS encoding DUF4234 domain-containing protein, which produces MADSPPQVSDPAAFQPRSLAKQVILSVVTLSLYCIYWVHVTHKQLAAGTDAEFNPTLRTVGLFVPIYNLVVMWKTSQDCEAVTDQDGVVLFLLWLVFVPAFWYLVQSGINDVAERG; this is translated from the coding sequence ATGGCTGACAGCCCGCCACAGGTCTCCGATCCCGCGGCGTTCCAGCCCCGCTCGCTCGCGAAACAGGTCATCCTCTCGGTCGTCACGCTCTCCCTGTACTGCATCTACTGGGTTCACGTGACCCACAAACAGCTCGCCGCCGGGACCGACGCCGAGTTCAACCCTACCTTGCGGACGGTCGGGCTGTTCGTCCCGATATACAATCTGGTCGTCATGTGGAAAACGAGCCAGGACTGCGAAGCGGTGACCGATCAGGACGGCGTCGTCCTGTTCCTCCTCTGGTTGGTCTTCGTGCCAGCCTTCTGGTATCTGGTCCAGTCCGGGATCAACGACGTCGCGGAACGGGGCTGA
- a CDS encoding geranylgeranyl reductase family protein, with product MTTHECDVVVVGAGTAGCYAAATAARAGLDVVVVERKDESEAGHIACGDALKGADAFPDVIPKSQIEASFTNTGVDHGRFELPAHDTVLDIPVPGELAVIDRWEYGRRIIDGAEGAGADFHYDTVVQDVLQDGAQVTGVRGIRKGDPVTYEARVTVDAAGALSILQDKADLGETTFDTNVSYSQFCSAYREIVEVPEPVEWDDALVFKPTERAAGYLWYFPRTSTTINVGLGFQMTEEPMKLVHDLRRDLENRPEFAGAEVTDKLGAALPTRRPYDSAVAPGFVAVGDAAGHVNPTTGGGIAGAAYAGTYAAEAIVDALDDGGPTEAALWEYNERVMDHFGARYAGLDVYNVLSTAVDVDDLMGLLASLPGEKLAEALYSGSTSMGLGLKLKSAVKSFGYWGTILDFYRTKQLAEELMGRYDAYPSDPSGLDAWQRNRDSLMERVYETTGAEPKY from the coding sequence ATGACCACCCACGAGTGCGACGTCGTCGTCGTCGGCGCGGGGACCGCCGGCTGTTACGCCGCGGCCACCGCCGCTCGCGCCGGCCTCGATGTCGTCGTCGTCGAGCGGAAAGACGAGTCGGAGGCGGGCCACATCGCGTGTGGCGACGCCCTGAAGGGGGCCGACGCCTTCCCCGATGTCATCCCGAAATCGCAGATCGAAGCCTCGTTCACCAACACGGGCGTCGACCACGGCCGGTTCGAACTCCCGGCCCACGACACGGTGCTCGACATCCCGGTGCCGGGCGAACTCGCCGTGATCGACCGCTGGGAGTACGGCCGCCGCATCATCGACGGCGCGGAGGGGGCCGGCGCCGACTTCCACTACGACACCGTCGTGCAGGACGTGTTACAGGACGGCGCCCAGGTAACCGGCGTCCGCGGCATCCGGAAGGGCGACCCCGTCACCTACGAGGCGCGCGTCACCGTCGACGCGGCGGGCGCGCTCTCCATCCTGCAGGACAAGGCCGACCTCGGAGAGACGACCTTCGACACAAACGTCTCCTACTCGCAGTTCTGTTCGGCCTACCGCGAAATCGTCGAGGTGCCCGAACCGGTCGAGTGGGACGACGCCCTCGTCTTCAAGCCAACCGAGCGCGCGGCGGGCTACCTCTGGTATTTCCCGCGGACGAGCACGACCATCAACGTCGGTCTCGGCTTCCAGATGACCGAGGAGCCGATGAAACTGGTCCACGACCTGCGGCGGGACCTGGAGAACCGTCCGGAGTTCGCGGGCGCGGAAGTGACGGACAAACTCGGCGCGGCGCTGCCGACCCGCCGCCCCTACGACTCGGCCGTTGCGCCGGGCTTCGTCGCCGTCGGCGACGCCGCCGGCCACGTCAACCCGACGACCGGCGGCGGCATCGCGGGCGCGGCCTACGCCGGCACCTACGCCGCCGAGGCCATCGTCGACGCCCTTGACGACGGCGGCCCCACCGAGGCGGCGCTCTGGGAGTACAACGAGCGCGTCATGGACCACTTCGGCGCGCGGTACGCCGGCCTCGACGTCTACAACGTGCTCTCGACGGCGGTGGACGTCGACGATCTCATGGGACTCCTGGCGTCGCTCCCCGGCGAGAAACTCGCCGAGGCGCTCTACTCCGGCTCCACCTCGATGGGGCTCGGTCTGAAGCTCAAGAGCGCGGTCAAGAGCTTCGGCTACTGGGGGACGATCCTGGATTTCTACCGGACGAAGCAGCTCGCGGAAGAACTGATGGGTCGCTACGACGCGTATCCGAGCGATCCGTCGGGGCTGGACGCGTGGCAGCGCAACCGCGATTCGCTGATGGAACGGGTCTACGAGACGACGGGCGCGGAGCCGAAGTACTAG
- a CDS encoding phosphomannomutase, whose translation MDLFGTAGIRGSVEHAVTPELAVAVGRAVGRTATGDVVVGRDGRTTGEGLASAVEAGVLSGGASVRRVGVVPTPALAFASQGRRGVMLTASHNPPGDNGIKCFVDGVEYDRDEEREIERGVADGADPVAWDAWGDRREESVLGAYRDAVVAYAENYGAPLAGLDIVVDCGNGMAALATPAVLRELGASVTTLHANVDGHFPGRGSKPTPDSLTHLRRFVADGDAALGIGHDGDADRIVIVDADGEVVHEDTVLAIVAERYVRASDAADPVVVTTPNASARIDERVDVAGGRVERVRLGALHEGIARVRAGEGTVAFAAEPWKHVHPAFGGWIDGVVSAAVIARFVASEGLDALRAPVTERPYRKVSVSCPDEAKTAAMERLRTTLPEAFPDATVDTDHGVRLERPDGSWVLVRPSGTEPYVRLYAESEAVDDLVATVEAVIEDAVEAVS comes from the coding sequence ATGGATCTGTTCGGGACGGCAGGCATCCGCGGCAGCGTCGAGCACGCGGTGACGCCGGAACTCGCGGTGGCGGTCGGACGGGCAGTCGGCCGGACGGCGACGGGCGACGTCGTGGTCGGCCGCGACGGACGGACGACGGGCGAGGGACTGGCGTCGGCCGTCGAGGCGGGCGTCCTCTCCGGTGGGGCGTCGGTACGGCGGGTCGGCGTCGTGCCGACGCCGGCGCTGGCCTTCGCCTCGCAGGGGCGCCGCGGCGTGATGCTCACCGCCTCACACAACCCGCCGGGCGACAACGGGATCAAATGCTTCGTCGACGGCGTCGAGTACGACCGCGACGAGGAGCGCGAAATCGAACGCGGCGTGGCCGATGGCGCCGATCCCGTCGCCTGGGACGCGTGGGGTGACCGCCGCGAGGAGTCGGTGCTCGGCGCCTACCGCGACGCGGTGGTGGCGTACGCCGAGAACTACGGCGCCCCGCTCGCGGGACTCGATATCGTCGTCGACTGCGGGAACGGGATGGCGGCGCTGGCGACGCCCGCGGTGTTGCGGGAACTCGGCGCGAGCGTCACGACGCTGCACGCCAACGTCGACGGCCACTTCCCGGGGCGCGGGAGCAAGCCCACGCCCGACTCGCTGACGCACCTCCGACGGTTCGTCGCCGACGGCGACGCGGCGCTCGGTATCGGTCACGACGGCGACGCCGACCGCATCGTCATCGTCGACGCCGACGGCGAGGTGGTCCACGAGGACACCGTGCTGGCCATCGTCGCCGAGCGGTACGTCCGCGCGAGCGACGCCGCCGATCCGGTGGTGGTGACGACGCCCAACGCCTCCGCTCGGATCGACGAGCGCGTCGACGTGGCGGGGGGTCGCGTCGAGCGGGTTCGTCTCGGCGCGCTCCACGAGGGCATCGCACGGGTCCGCGCGGGTGAGGGAACGGTTGCCTTCGCCGCCGAACCCTGGAAGCACGTCCACCCGGCGTTCGGTGGCTGGATCGACGGCGTGGTCAGCGCGGCAGTGATCGCCCGGTTCGTCGCGAGCGAGGGCCTCGACGCCCTGCGTGCGCCGGTGACGGAACGGCCGTACCGCAAGGTGAGTGTGTCCTGCCCGGACGAGGCGAAGACGGCGGCGATGGAGCGACTACGGACGACGCTCCCCGAGGCGTTTCCGGACGCGACGGTCGACACCGACCACGGGGTGCGACTCGAACGCCCCGACGGGTCGTGGGTGCTGGTCCGGCCGAGCGGGACGGAGCCGTACGTCCGCCTGTACGCCGAGAGCGAGGCCGTCGACGACCTGGTGGCGACCGTCGAGGCGGTCATCGAGGACGCCGTCGAGGCGGTGTCGTAG
- a CDS encoding metal-dependent hydrolase, producing MADLLTHVLVAYVLATLLSLRDERVTPAAVTLAMVGAAVPDFNRLDLLVSDEAIATELGLPFSWKALLTVGGVAVVLIIGTLLVAPRYRRQLAAMGGLGAASHFALDYLLLFPSGYTHPYLWPLTDHALPGPNFYVSSARWPAAVAVVIATLIAVVHRQDD from the coding sequence GTGGCTGATCTGCTGACGCACGTCCTCGTCGCGTACGTGCTCGCGACCCTGCTGTCCCTGCGCGACGAACGCGTCACCCCCGCGGCGGTGACGCTGGCGATGGTCGGCGCGGCGGTTCCCGATTTCAACCGCCTCGACCTGCTCGTGAGCGACGAGGCGATAGCGACGGAGCTCGGTCTCCCCTTCTCGTGGAAGGCGTTGCTTACCGTCGGCGGCGTCGCCGTCGTCCTCATCATCGGGACCCTCTTGGTGGCGCCGCGATACCGTCGTCAGCTCGCCGCTATGGGCGGCCTGGGCGCCGCGTCGCATTTCGCGCTCGACTATCTCCTCCTGTTTCCGTCCGGCTACACCCACCCCTACCTCTGGCCGCTCACCGATCACGCGCTTCCGGGGCCGAATTTCTACGTGAGTTCGGCGCGGTGGCCCGCGGCCGTCGCCGTCGTCATTGCCACTCTCATCGCTGTCGTCCACCGACAGGACGACTGA
- a CDS encoding class I SAM-dependent methyltransferase: MASDQGFHETSYERHQDHYDSEQADDKAEEWLNDGSVDAWRHQRMYRTLDPILEADPDARWLTIGDGRFGMEAQYILNHGCEALPTDISTELLAEAEEMGLIPEYQQENAEALSFDDGSFDYVFCKESYHHFPRPMLALYEMLRVARKGVVLIEPSDSFINAPLGKKLLDAAAGLADRSIGPGRFEFEESGNYKYTLSRREMEKAALGLNYDTVAFKGINDVYVSGVEDEQLSEDGPLQRKVRRWLTIKGLLCRFGFMNHSLLTAAIFKSEPPEPVRNGLSEADYDIVDLPDNPYI; encoded by the coding sequence ATGGCTTCCGATCAGGGCTTCCACGAAACGAGCTACGAGCGCCACCAAGACCACTACGATAGTGAACAGGCTGATGATAAGGCAGAGGAGTGGCTGAACGACGGGTCGGTCGACGCGTGGCGACATCAGCGGATGTACCGGACCCTGGACCCGATTCTCGAAGCCGACCCCGATGCCCGGTGGCTCACCATCGGCGACGGTCGTTTCGGAATGGAAGCCCAATACATCCTCAACCACGGCTGTGAGGCGCTGCCGACGGACATCTCGACCGAGTTGTTGGCTGAAGCGGAAGAAATGGGGCTGATACCGGAGTACCAACAGGAGAACGCCGAGGCCCTGTCTTTCGACGACGGATCCTTCGATTACGTGTTCTGCAAGGAGTCGTACCACCATTTCCCGAGGCCGATGCTCGCGCTCTACGAGATGCTTCGGGTTGCTCGAAAAGGAGTCGTCCTGATCGAACCCAGCGACTCATTTATTAACGCACCGCTCGGAAAGAAACTATTGGATGCAGCAGCCGGGCTCGCAGACAGGAGTATCGGCCCGGGACGGTTCGAGTTCGAGGAGTCTGGAAACTATAAGTACACCCTCTCCCGCCGTGAGATGGAGAAAGCCGCTCTCGGCCTGAACTACGACACGGTTGCGTTCAAGGGGATCAACGACGTGTACGTGTCCGGCGTCGAGGACGAACAACTGAGCGAGGACGGTCCACTCCAACGGAAAGTTCGACGCTGGCTCACGATCAAGGGGTTGCTCTGTCGGTTCGGGTTCATGAACCACAGCCTACTCACTGCCGCGATCTTCAAATCGGAGCCCCCTGAACCGGTTCGGAATGGGCTCTCGGAAGCCGACTACGACATCGTCGACCTCCCGGATAATCCGTACATCTGA
- a CDS encoding DUF7110 family protein — MSGRVYRLHSTLELPLEDVQEYFEGDPDLPPEIDDVNLTRRNNTLILKAVAEDDELSKYTPTAQLKASVTETRVYEEEPPRAGGPWQEEEEEIPSELVEFACFKGDRETVLQNTALQYPMFLVLQDIARMCEKGTLTAIVEEDDELKATRIVEGEDRPASVEVVENPSQSQAEKNGVNWRDNQFISD; from the coding sequence ATGTCAGGCCGCGTATATCGACTCCATTCGACGCTCGAACTGCCACTCGAAGACGTTCAAGAGTATTTCGAGGGGGACCCGGACCTCCCCCCCGAGATCGACGACGTCAACCTCACTCGACGCAACAACACGCTGATCCTCAAAGCCGTCGCTGAAGACGACGAACTGAGCAAGTACACGCCGACGGCCCAGTTGAAAGCCAGCGTCACCGAGACGCGGGTGTACGAGGAGGAACCGCCCCGGGCCGGCGGCCCGTGGCAAGAGGAAGAAGAGGAGATCCCGTCGGAGCTCGTCGAGTTCGCCTGCTTCAAGGGCGACCGCGAGACGGTGCTCCAGAACACCGCGCTCCAGTACCCCATGTTCCTCGTGCTGCAGGACATCGCCCGGATGTGCGAGAAGGGGACGCTGACGGCCATCGTCGAGGAGGACGACGAACTCAAGGCCACCCGCATCGTCGAGGGCGAGGACCGACCCGCGTCGGTCGAAGTCGTCGAGAACCCCAGCCAGTCCCAGGCCGAGAAAAACGGCGTCAACTGGCGGGACAATCAGTTCATCTCGGACTGA
- a CDS encoding glutaredoxin family protein, whose amino-acid sequence MTFQPGSDLDADDVQTRVDAAIEDNDVVLFMKGNRLMPQCGYSQRALELIDQYVDDFETVDVLPAIDEFRDALESHSGWETTPQTYVEGEFIGGSDVLAELDERGELEATLAGE is encoded by the coding sequence ATGACGTTCCAACCCGGGAGCGACCTCGACGCCGACGACGTACAGACGCGTGTCGACGCGGCCATCGAGGACAACGACGTAGTGCTGTTCATGAAGGGCAACCGGTTGATGCCCCAGTGTGGCTACTCACAGCGCGCGCTCGAACTCATCGACCAGTACGTCGACGACTTCGAGACGGTGGACGTGCTGCCGGCGATCGACGAGTTCCGCGACGCGCTCGAATCCCACAGCGGGTGGGAGACGACGCCCCAGACGTACGTCGAAGGGGAGTTCATCGGCGGGAGCGACGTGCTCGCGGAACTCGACGAGCGCGGCGAACTCGAAGCGACGCTCGCCGGCGAGTGA
- the purB gene encoding adenylosuccinate lyase has product MTDLPRSDPLAAVSPLDGRYAKYTEPLVPYASESALMRARVRVEVEYLLALANLDATPIAIDGDDRAALRDCYESFDADDARLVKRLETEGAEGYAATNHDVKAVEYFLRTRTDESLHPWIHFGLTSEDVNNLAHRLLLKPAVEEVLLPALADVRDELASLAREYRDTPMLARTHGQPATPTTFGKEMAVYAARLGRAMGRTREAADDLSGKLAGASGTYAAHVAAYPDVDWETVAREFVTDLGLDHTALSTQVNPCDDIAALFDAIRGVNNALLDLDLDAWLYVSDRYLGQEAVAGETGSSTMPHKVNPIDFENSEGNLSKANSDLTFLADYVTTSRLQRDLSDSTVKRNMGAALGHCLIAYRKTEAGLEKVVPNETVMREELEATPEVIGEAVQTILRREGDTAAYERVKELTRGQRVTLDDFRALFDDLDVDESVRAELRRLTPATYTGRAATLADSVDDTTE; this is encoded by the coding sequence ATGACCGATCTGCCACGGAGCGACCCGCTCGCGGCCGTCTCGCCGCTCGATGGCCGGTACGCGAAATACACCGAACCGCTGGTACCCTACGCCAGCGAGTCGGCGCTCATGCGCGCTCGCGTCCGCGTTGAAGTCGAATACCTGCTCGCGCTGGCCAATCTCGACGCGACGCCCATCGCCATCGACGGCGACGACCGGGCGGCGCTCCGGGACTGCTACGAATCGTTCGACGCCGACGACGCCAGACTCGTCAAACGTCTGGAAACGGAGGGGGCCGAGGGCTACGCCGCGACCAACCACGACGTCAAGGCGGTGGAGTATTTCCTCCGGACTCGGACCGACGAGTCGCTCCACCCGTGGATCCATTTCGGCCTGACCAGCGAGGACGTGAACAACCTCGCGCACCGCCTGCTGCTCAAACCCGCCGTCGAGGAGGTACTCCTGCCGGCGTTGGCGGACGTACGCGACGAACTGGCGTCGCTGGCTCGGGAGTATCGCGACACGCCGATGCTGGCGCGCACCCATGGCCAACCCGCGACGCCGACGACGTTCGGCAAGGAGATGGCGGTGTACGCCGCCCGCCTCGGGCGGGCGATGGGTCGGACCCGCGAAGCGGCCGACGACCTGTCGGGGAAACTCGCCGGCGCCTCGGGCACCTACGCGGCCCACGTGGCGGCCTACCCCGACGTGGACTGGGAGACGGTCGCCCGCGAGTTCGTCACGGATCTCGGTCTCGATCACACGGCGCTGTCGACGCAGGTGAACCCCTGTGACGACATCGCGGCGCTGTTCGACGCGATCCGCGGCGTCAACAACGCCCTCCTCGACCTGGATCTTGACGCCTGGCTCTACGTCTCGGACCGATATCTCGGGCAGGAAGCCGTGGCAGGCGAGACGGGGTCGTCGACGATGCCCCACAAGGTGAACCCCATCGACTTCGAGAACAGCGAGGGCAACCTCTCGAAGGCCAACAGCGATCTAACGTTCCTGGCCGACTACGTCACCACCTCCCGCCTCCAGCGTGACCTCTCGGACTCGACGGTCAAGCGGAACATGGGCGCGGCGCTCGGCCACTGTCTCATCGCCTACCGAAAGACAGAGGCAGGACTGGAGAAGGTCGTGCCGAACGAGACGGTGATGCGCGAGGAGTTGGAGGCGACACCCGAGGTCATCGGCGAGGCAGTCCAGACCATCCTGCGCCGCGAGGGCGACACCGCGGCCTACGAGCGGGTGAAGGAACTCACGCGGGGCCAGCGCGTGACTCTCGACGACTTCCGCGCGCTGTTCGACGACCTGGACGTGGACGAGTCGGTGCGGGCGGAACTCCGACGCTTGACGCCGGCGACGTACACGGGACGGGCCGCGACGCTCGCCGACAGCGTCGACGACACAACGGAGTAG